In one window of Archocentrus centrarchus isolate MPI-CPG fArcCen1 chromosome 11, fArcCen1, whole genome shotgun sequence DNA:
- the LOC115788654 gene encoding C3a anaphylatoxin chemotactic receptor-like has protein sequence MFPNASLPNDAVQTSKNDQAAMLSISAIVDNVTIILYALTVVLGITGNSMVIWVAGFKLKLNVTNVWLVNLATADLIFCFTRVSSLTQMLFFDHWPFGLFLCKFSGFFKYANMFCSVFLLAVISLDRVLCIWQPVLTRRRRTLWAARVVAVCIWIAAVLFSTPYFIHRVVYMDKNNLSKCSVDPKEKEEGYNSTKVALYSIRFLCGFIIPFIVILVCYILAGLGIRRTRLSGKSRPLRILACLVIAFFLCWAPYHCLLLVKMVDNENTVVKIWYPIAKGIAYFNSCVNPLLYFFMGLKVREGFRQSLTRVYKRALADDMDGQMTHSTDRSLD, from the exons ATGTTTCCCAATGCCTCTCTACCCAACGACGCTGTCCAGACATCTAAGAATGACCAGGCAGCTATGTTGAGCATCAGCGCCATCGTAGACAATGTCACCATCATTCTGTATGCACTGACCGTTGTGCTCGGCATCACAGGGAACTCCATGGTGATCTGGGTGGCTGGATTCAAACTTAAG ctGAATGTCACCAATGTGTGGCTGGTGAATTTGGCAACAGCAGACCTGATCTTCTGCTTCACACGAGTTTCCTCCCTCACTCAGATGCTCTTCTTTGACCACTGGCCGTTTGGCCTCTTTCTCTGCAAGTTCAGTGGCTTCTTCAAATACGCCAACATGTTCTGCTCTGTCTTCCTGCTGGCTGTCATCAGTCTGGATCGAGTGCTCTGCATCTGGCAGCCTGTCCTCACAAGACGTCGACGCACCCTGTGGGCAGCAAGGGTTGTGGCGGTCTGCATCTGGATTGCAGCAGTCCTTTTCAGCACCCCCTACTTCATCCACCGTGTGGTCTACATGGACAAGAACAACCTGAGTAAGTGTTCTGTGGATCcaaaggagaaggaggagggctACAACAGCACCAAAGTTGCTCTCTACTCCATACGCTTCTTGTGCGGCTTCATAATTCCCTTCATAGTCATTCTCGTCTGTTACATCCTGGCTGGCCTGGGCATCCGACGTACCCGTCTGTCAGGGAAGTCCCGCCCCCTGCGCATACTAGCATGTTTGGTTATTGCCTTTTTCCTGTGCTGGGCACCTTACCACTGCCTCCTACTGGTGAAGATGGTGGACAATGAAAACACAGTGGTGAAAATCTGGTACCCTATAGCAAAGGGCATTGCTTACTTTAACAGCTGTGTGAACCCACTGTTGTACTTCTTCATGGGGCTAAAAGTGAGGGAGGGGTTCAGACAGAGTCTGACGAGAGTTTATAAAAGAGCTCTGGCAGATGATATGGATGGCCAGATGACTCATTCCACTGATCGGTCTTTGGATTAA